The genomic DNA acagtgtaatggaTACCAAGTTTCGGTTTGATAGGTCTAACTGTGctcaaaaaaatctcaaaaatacacagaaacacattttaacacacacatattttttctatgtagattatgaaaacgtgatcggtgatcgaattagtcaaaatctcgatttttcgaatttaatttaatttaagttttgtTTCACTGAATTCGTGGAATGCTGTTTTctcaataatatgtacatacaatacatgtgctaataacaaataaatacaatgcTCTCACACCCAAGTGCAAAGCATTTGAAGCTTGGGGCTGGTTCATAAAATTCTGTTGTTTACTTTGTTATATTGAGTAGCTACACGACAAAGGTTTTGGAAGTTCTCactcatttttacaaggtttttattaggttcattactttattttatacatatgtaccactgCTTGAAGCTtagagataaattaaaaatattctcaatatTCTCGTAAACGATTTTTCGAAAAACGAAAATCtcgatatttcaataaaaagtaTTCACGAGAAATGGCAATCtagaaattttataatcaaatattcTCGAGGAACGTGAACCAAAATGTCTCACGAAACACAAATCGATTATAAGACATTTTTAATCTGCTTTACCGAAATTTTATTCATCATTTTAGTAATGATAGTAACATTTTTAGTATACAGTAGATGAacccagtgccggccttacaccctatggcgcccttgggcaattttttctaagcgcacctagaattttttttttaaattggttaccatcctcctttttcgAAAAACTACGTTCATTTGGTACAGTTTCAGCAAATttcgcatatttaaaaaaaacgtttatttgaaaaacaaacaTCGTACCAAACAATTAATGAAACAAGAAAGCTGAAATCTTTTAATTGTCCTGCTAATGTGGCTGCTTCATAAGGTACATCTGGATCCTTTCTTTCAGTTTCagataaattaatttaagcATCAACAATTTGATAACGAACTGCTTTGATACTTGCTATTTTCGCTTCCTATTGTGTGTCAGATAATAAGGAattatttaaggaatataattgcacATGATCAGTTAGAATCTTCCAGCGATATATTGAAGTTGAAAATAGTGTAAACAACCTTTGGAGAATACCGAAAAAAGTTTGCGATGTTACAGAAGATTTCGCAGCGTCGTTGaaatttgaaactatttttttgatacgcaaaatagaattataattcaaaagaGAATGCGCCTTCACCCAACGAATAGAATTTTACGAGTACAAATGTTTGAGCTTAGAAAGTAGACGCCTTTggcactctaatctaaaattttttagGGTCTTTGGCACTGTAATTTTAAATAGTAAGCCGCTTTTGGCGCATTGTGTGGCGCCCTAACCATACTCGGCGCCCTTGGGCGCCGCCCGACTcagccccccccctaaaaccggcactggatGAACCATAAATCATATACTATCGATAGTAAAAATTTACGGTGTAATCCAGTGGTGAGGCTGAGGAGACGAATCGGGCCGTAGTAGCCTATTGACCATAACGGTGTCcgaatgcaaacaaaaatatcatacatatactgggaggtctgcagcccgcagcccatatggacgagccgccactggtgtaATTTCCGAATTctcaaatcaacaaaaaatgcacttttttgttttggaatattttatttttcacttggataaaaaataaaattttcatggtggtataaaaaaacaatcagaaataacaatatgtatgtaagtcaggTGACAAGCaagtttttgaaataattaatttgaccAGTTAACtggtaaaataaataagcaaaataaatcaatatgtgttaatatataatacattataaacATAACACACGTTTGGGATCCATATTATATGGGTATTCGAATACACATAACCTAAGCAAATGTTTTCAACTACACATAGTTTTGGCTATCTAGACATTAATACATTATCAAGGAGAGATACAATTATATAATGACGAGCTAATTTTTTTCatctaataaatatttatgtatatcaaagACATATATTTATGTGGAGCTTCTTAAGCCCGCCTGCATGCTTTCAGTCAAAGACACCCAGTAAAATTTTGTAACATTTGAACGATAAAGTTAACAATGAATTACGCATCCTTATAGTTTTATTgtacacataataataattaaagtagcacatacatacatatgtatgttttaatgccacattaaaatatttgttttctatgtttagataatattaaaattattttattttaaaaataatctagaCTTACCAACTAATAACATAAgactttttaatttgaataacattATTCAATAAACTATATTGAATTATATAGCAAAAATATAGCTAACAAAATATATGGGCACACTCTATAGTGTCGTTCACATTTGGTGCTTTTATAATAATGACGTTTAGTAGTGCAATTAACTAGAGATCAAAAGTAGACAACTTTAAAACTGGAAAATTTCAaaggaaagtaaaaaaaatataatgttgaTTAAAATAACGAGTTAAATAGTTAAATGctgaataatttcatatttcCTCTTTTCTGGCAATCTACATatgcaaacaaacatacatacatacatacattgagagTAAGATACacactaatataatatttctctatCTCTCTTTCATTATGCATCATTTATTAAACAATATTAAGAACAGAAAGTGAGATAGTCCAACATAACAGGCATTCAGTCCAATAATAGCATAATATAAgagattttaataaaatcagcaattaaaaaaacgaaaaattaaGGAATGTGTATACATTAAACatttaatgatataaaaatacgagaaaagAATTTTTCCATATAGAAGACAACAGAaaggcattaaataaataaataatttatgaaataatacgttattaaaaaaataaaatatttacaatgataaatttacacaaaattaaTTAAGACCAGATTTTTGCTTccgaatatgtaataaaaaagatttacaaatattcctatatttttttaaggaatTAAACAGATCGTATATTTCACTATTCACTTACAACAGTCTTtgggttaaaataaataaattcaaaccaTTGCAAATATGATTCGTTGATACATTCATCCCTTAAAATCTATGTATTTGTCCAATGTACACACAGAGTAAGTTCAAAACACCCACTGATGATCTAAGAGACTAAGCTTTCACTTCACAATGATACAATAATAACCCATGAAATTGGGTTTAGGGAAGGCGATTATTTGGTTTAGCAAAATTTTTTACGTGAAAGAACATAACACATCATCCATCACAATTACACCTATTGTACAAGTGTAAGTGTAATAAAAAGATATGTCCacagaaatatatatacattggaCACAATAGTAACTACATATATGATCATATTTCACATCACCCAGTACGCACATGgcacacattttttaatttaaaatccatTTCGAGAAAATCATTTAGAAGAACTGAATATCTCAtgattaatgaattaaataatatttttcttatcaattatacaaaattccaataaaaataaatattgtattctaCGATTTAACCATGAGCAAATTATAATTGTgacaagtatacatacatagaaaaattCGATTGAATTGCATCTATGAAGATATTTCAGTAAATATTGTTACAATTCTCACTTTTATTTAGCATCAGGGGCAAGTACAATCAATTAAACAACTATTAACAAAAATATCACTAATGAAAAACATACTTTGATGTAAATCAGGTAACTAGTAATGTATGCACTGCTGTCACAAAATATCAATTAGCAAAAAATTCAACAGTTCACACATTAAAttagcaatacatacatacatagatatatgtatttattcgaCACGAAATATTTTATTGGACTAAGAAAAATCAGAAGAGcgaaaatataatgattttatcTTAGGGTGTCAgttttaataattaacaattgatgacttttttacattaaaacgaaattaaattaaaatcatgtaTCAAACAAATTTCAAGGTAATGTTAGTTAGTGGTTTTATCATTTATGGTGCATTTAATATATTTCTCTGTTCTAATGTTTCTTTGAGTATATAGAAGAGTTGCAACTGTTGTTCTGGTTTCAAAGTAAGcacctgaaaaaataatttacatttaaaacaaaattacagAATTCTCAACGCATACATAAATGAAGATGTGTTGTTATATTTTTGGCAAAAATATAACATACGTATAAGtataagtaatatttaaaaaaataattaccccTTGAAGAAGTTTCTGAGGTGATGCTGTTTTGATAAAGCTCGATATGTAAACGTTAACAAAGGTAGCCATAAGGAATTGACAATCAAATCTGTCCATTATTCCACCATGTCCAGGTATTACATCACCAAAATCCTAGCATTggagaaaatataatacatatatgtaatgaaatttaattttatcgtaTCATACGCTAAAATATGAATGTGAATTACTTTGATTTTAAAAGCTCGTTTGAAACCAGAAGCAAAGAATCCGCCAAATGGTCCTATAACACTGCTGAAGACACTCAAAGACAAAGAATGAACCATGAATGGATACATGGTGAGAGATTCTCTAAATCCAAACTGTAAATACAAAAAGACAATACgtaacatgtatatatttatgtttgtatgtatgtatgtatgtacatacgtatgtatgtacgtttttaaaatatttttaaggtatattaatagcttaaaaatgtataaatgatGATAATATTTCTCGTACATTAaagaatattacatatgtacatgtaaacaaaacaaaaattcagatgtgaccaacccatgactattTATGAATTTggggaatatatgtacataagtataacatagataaagttaaaCCAATATTCgataataaaacatttgaatacacgttcacacatacatacatataaggctatgagagcattttcgatacaaattgagagcGAATgtagttattaataaaatatcaagaagatagaaataatttaacaggtcaaaataaaataatgaaatattgttcaaGCTGACGAGAATTTTAGAAAAATCGAGTCGGTCAAAGAAGATCGGCCGAATATAGTAAACGCAAATACTTAAAACTTACAATATTCAAGATTTTTCCAACCGATTCTGGCAACACATATTCTTGAAGTTGGAATAAATATGATGGTTGACAATCCATTGTCATTTTTCCGAGAGTTTCTGAATATTCAATTGGGCACACAAAATAAGGAAACCGTGACATGAAATACGAaatctgtaaaataaaatattctttaaagAAAATTCAGTAGTGCggatgaaatatgtattattaataaataagcttACACATTTTGTAAGTACtggaatacaaattaaatttaaatatcaaataaacttaCCATAAGCCCAAATATAACAGTTGAAAATCCGCCTCCAATGAATCCTTCCCATGTTTTTTTCGGACTCAATTTAATCAGAGGGGTTTTGCCAAAGAAAAATCCAAACACATATGCCATAACATCATTACAAACTATCATAGAAACGGGAACTATGAACCAAATGAGACCTGAAATAATAACGAAGTAACAACTATTACTACATATTAATAACTTAGAATGTAGTACAGGAAATGAGCTATGGGTACAAAGTAGTTGAACGCCACGCAATTAAAACGATTGGCACATGAATGCAATTGGCATTAAAAGTACAGAGTGACGTAATAAAATGAACTTGCATGACTTGAGGATCAATTAATTACCTTCAAAAATGTTCTGTATGATGAAGTAGCTTTGAGTGACGACAATCAATAGAACGACATGGGTCCATGCGAAAAGACTAAATTGTTTAATGTAATACTTTTTGACGAGGCTCAATACAAACCAAACAAAACCAATGCAGTAAAAGCAGAAAGAGAAGAATCGGTGATATCTGACCAGCATGCGCAGGTAATCCTGAAAATTGTATTAACATTATTAATTGAAGAAAGCAAATCAGATGTTTAATTCCGTAAATAAACACGGAGTCATTTATGTATGGCATCATGTTTTTGATCAATAGCACAAGTGACAAATGAACCAAGATTCTgcaagtaaaaatcttattcactttgaaaatattttcaaagtatATACACAATGTATCACATAACTTATCAGAACgaaaataatgttaaaattattacataattgatAACAGCTCTATAGATTCATAACATCTCGTTACATTGTAATCAAATTTAGTGAAACATAGTCAGacataatagcagataaaaagATAAGACAAAAAATTATAGCACTTTAcaaataataacactgagcaacaaaaataatttacagagctattcaatctttactaaatttgagccattgaatttgaatatgacaaatgatttttgttgttttcttcTAGTTTATAAGATATAAGATCGTTTATgtgaataaaaaatcacaatcaacagaaaaaacatctgactattgattcctatacttacttttggcacagcaatactagattttgagtttaagactgcaaaagccaaaaatctgtaaaattttgcgcatttttttacaaggcttttctatgttttatttcgcaaacgattgagctaaaattcctacagtcttccgatcgttttaaaactttgccattttgcacgtTTTGGttaacgatggaaatttcaatcgatttttataattcaatggtgaaaaataatagtaatatacaCGTCTAAATTTGCGGAACTTTTGCAGACGGATACGTTTCATAGCTAGTagtcttatatgtttgactttccccCAACCTCTCGTTTTgacagattttaatttaaacgctcatatctcataaaagaaaagaaaccAACCAAAGTCATagtcgaattcagtgggtcagactttagaattaaaatataaaaagaaagcagTAGAGTGAAACAAAAAAGATACaagtataaaagaaaatatttagattctatatacagtgagcaccacatggtaatataaagaaaacaaaaaaaaattacaaaagacTCAATAAAGATTGATAATCTCCACttaggtaagtaaaaaaaaaatgagatttttGTTGTACGGTGTCAATCAGTTATCACAATATATTTGAATGATTTGGATTAAATACTCACTGTTCTATTGATCACGACGCCAAAGTAATCCACCAAACTTTCTCCATAAAAGAAATAGTTTGACGCCAAAAGGAAATACCAAGATAGAGGTCTAAACCAAGGTAATCCATGAATCCGGTAAACAGCATAACCAATATTGATGATTTCTTCAAAACACTTGACTTGAACAGCTAAAGTCTGAAAAGtagaaaaacatatatgtacacatacataagtTTATGTTGTATCAAAAGCAGATGTATTTACTGATCTaatgcagcggtttccaaactgggaggcgcggactattgccaggggaggctgGCAATAGTCcgtctgtctattgtagtgttcagtattttttttttaaataaaggtttattatttaaaacgtgtctatattattatatatattaaaaaaataaaaggtagggaggcgcgggaaaaaaaaaattattgttatgaatttactttaatgcatttatgACATTTTTCACCTGagatttctttttaattatttacgctTCAAAATaagttaacgtttttaggaaatgTAACCCCATACAGTTATCTAAACcatgaaaaaacttttttcatttaccagTTTACTGATAGTAGGAAAAaccatttaccgtttaccggttaatgaaatttgagtttaaattgcaatccctaaccATTAGAGACACGAATATTGGGCATTTTTTTGCCATAAATGCTCAATAGATGCTAACATTCGGAATAGAttctaatagatgctaaattcgaaaaatatgcgaatagatactaaaataaaaaaagtgaaatttgcataaaattaatagacaattcacaagggtcttcctatccctttgcccatttattgtgaaaaaattgaggggataaacggagcttgcagtttaccgtAGATGgtatttttcctgtcgaaatcaagcaactgcttttgtctactactgtaaacaaaagaagacagttggagctgtttatccaaaaggctgctcaaaaaagcatCTTAAAACTAGAATCGCATTCAAGAGTAAATGAGACagatctattcctccaaacatagtaaactattcaatccatctgtggcaggtacaaaatctaatattaatgttaaagaaacagttttggtttttagaaacctgccattgtttaatgtattgacatggctcaatgtttggaaggatttcagcacttttttagacaattaatagagagtATAAAAAGTGAATTCACGCcgaatatattgttattattgatggcaacaaaaattaaatatgaagagtttggttgtgcagctctaaaatctatttggtgacccgtcaatagtgtggatgctgaaagacatattaataaatacaatataattgttaccgatcgtcgcacgaatctcaaaaaagaatctgtagaaatatgctccatgttgagttttaataaattttaattggtattatatttttatattcatattttgtgtctttgtatttttatattcatgttctttttctttgttttttaatattcatgtttttttctttgtaattttaattacaaaacatttttgaatttttctattattttttaattgttgtgttgtctttaaattgtatatatgtatgtcgttattaatcgaaattgtttattatttaaaattaaactcttcataaaaatatatgctaaatagacgctaaaattgaacatttttaatgccctaaaacgctaaaatgcaaaacgaaaatgctaaaattgacaaaaatagatgcccaaaatatgtGTCTCTACTGATTAAACATCAGTTCAACCGATTTTTACATGCATACGTGCAGAATCATCATATCATCACCTGGCGTCGTTCAAGCTAAAAGTTATTCGATAATGCACATTGTTTATGATTTATTTGATcttgatgaaaatattttaataagaattaCCGTGTACTAATGGTTGAACCAGTCTGTTATTTTAAGATCTATAAATTCTGATATGATATTtagaaatcataaaaatgttaTCCATacaattgtatacatacatatttgctagTTTATTGCTATTATCAAATTGTGGAgagatatgaaaattttaactaattatccgttaaaaaatatcatatgtaaACACTGAAGTATTTATAAATTGCAAGAGCTGATTTGGTGGAATCCATAAATGTGTACAATCTTATATGGATTCCAAATGCTATTACTACATACATTAGTATTGGCAAAATACATATAGACATTGTAATGTAAAATACTGATGGCACACATGTCGCCACAATATTACTAATTTCCTCATTATGGTAAAATACGAAGTCTATTATTCTTCTTCACATATATACTGTCAATACAAATGAACAAGCACACAAGTTACGGCTATTATAAAAACCAGAATAGCTTTGTGGATTTTAAAagagtaataaaataaacgaaattatatttcaaatgcatGAAATTTTTTGGGAAttgatacatttgtacatatgtacatagttattttCATCAGCATATCCGTATATTAAATGGAGAATTATTTATAGATTGACCTCCACCTGTATAGTTTCATTTACATAGTAAACTCTCCAAATAAACAATGGtattcgaatgtatgtatgtacatatatttaaaacgaaAGATCGCAGTatctatacacatacatatacaattatacttatatgtaattgtttgtTACATGAActataatcattataaaaagATACTTTGTCCATTTATTAAAAAGTATAACATTTTGTTACataaaaactttatataatCGTAGAGCATTATTTGACATGAAATATACTTACGTTAATTAATttccccatacatacatatatgtaattggtCATGCGATCGAAATACACGGTGTCTCGATAGAAagtgaaaaaatacatattatatattagatatatggttacatcaatacatacatacgaggtacatatatacttgaatGTTTTAACACCATACATGTTAATGTATGAGAATTATAATCATCTAAGGCTTCCAACCTCGGGATctcggtgttttctggtaccgtgaatcccggtgctgaaactagtctgaagaCCAGGATTACGGttctggcagaaatttctttaaaaatattatttttacaaaaataatatgaaaaaaa from Arctopsyche grandis isolate Sample6627 chromosome 1, ASM5162203v2, whole genome shotgun sequence includes the following:
- the Cds gene encoding CDP-diacylglycerol synthase; this translates as MADSELRHRSTDTAESDTIDSEEEKIPEEKYVDELSKSLAQGTDKTPEVLDAALSGLSARWRNWVIRGIFTWLMIGGFCLLIYVGPLALMIVTLAVQVKCFEEIINIGYAVYRIHGLPWFRPLSWYFLLASNYFFYGESLVDYFGVVINRTDYLRMLVRYHRFFSFCFYCIGFVWFVLSLVKKYYIKQFSLFAWTHVVLLIVVTQSYFIIQNIFEGLIWFIVPVSMIVCNDVMAYVFGFFFGKTPLIKLSPKKTWEGFIGGGFSTVIFGLMISYFMSRFPYFVCPIEYSETLGKMTMDCQPSYLFQLQEYVLPESVGKILNIFGFRESLTMYPFMVHSLSLSVFSSVIGPFGGFFASGFKRAFKIKDFGDVIPGHGGIMDRFDCQFLMATFVNVYISSFIKTASPQKLLQGVLTLKPEQQLQLFYILKETLEQRNILNAP